A single window of Myxococcus virescens DNA harbors:
- a CDS encoding bifunctional 3-(3-hydroxy-phenyl)propionate/3-hydroxycinnamic acid hydroxylase codes for MGCDSQQTDTQVDVIISGCGPVGALTGNLLGLMGVRTLLLERDVAPHGEPRAFSCDDEGLRIYQSTGLLDLLQSDMRESRFAEYVGGTGKRFAEIHTGETDFGFGHTPLWFFHQPLLEGALRDGLNRFEHVELRKGVSVEAVVQDSDGVTVRYHDSFTGEQRSVRAKYLLACDGARSTVRKALGISMSGRAYGEPWLAVSGTVVEGEVPEICRFVCDPKRPAFVATGAVNQIRWEFMMMPGETREHLEKSETISELIAPYVDPKRVRIERASVYTFHCLNAARWRQGNVFLLGDAAHTMPPFMGQGLVSGMRDASNLAWKLKRVLHGQSSASLLDTYEQERRPHVEAVQKLCVRVGHLFLARNPLVASARDALLRTLQRIPRVRKFIEGFEFKEAPAHASGYYFGDKGEYFIQPRVKLPSGEEVLLDDTLGNEFTVLCRGNAPSAELEAARALAESLGGRMMTFHPPAEAVDEASEEAPAVVDVTGKLADWFSKHAADVVVLRPDRFVYGAVRSRRLPELREALGV; via the coding sequence ATGGGTTGTGACAGTCAGCAGACGGACACGCAGGTGGACGTCATCATCAGCGGGTGTGGTCCGGTGGGCGCGTTGACGGGCAACCTGCTGGGTCTCATGGGTGTGCGCACCTTGCTGCTGGAGCGGGACGTGGCGCCGCACGGCGAGCCCCGGGCCTTCTCGTGCGACGACGAGGGCCTGCGCATCTACCAGTCCACCGGACTGTTGGATTTGTTGCAAAGCGACATGCGGGAAAGCCGTTTCGCGGAGTACGTGGGCGGCACGGGCAAGCGCTTCGCGGAGATTCACACCGGCGAGACGGACTTCGGCTTCGGCCACACGCCGCTGTGGTTCTTCCACCAGCCGCTGCTGGAGGGCGCGCTGCGCGACGGGCTCAACCGCTTCGAGCACGTGGAGCTGCGCAAGGGCGTGAGCGTGGAGGCCGTGGTGCAGGACTCCGACGGGGTGACGGTGCGCTACCACGACTCGTTCACGGGCGAGCAGCGCTCCGTCCGCGCGAAGTACCTGCTGGCGTGTGACGGCGCGCGCAGCACCGTGCGCAAGGCGCTGGGCATCTCGATGTCGGGGCGGGCCTATGGCGAGCCCTGGCTGGCGGTGTCCGGCACCGTGGTGGAAGGGGAGGTGCCGGAAATCTGCCGCTTCGTGTGCGACCCGAAGCGTCCGGCCTTCGTGGCCACCGGCGCGGTGAACCAGATTCGCTGGGAGTTCATGATGATGCCCGGCGAGACGCGCGAGCACCTGGAGAAGTCGGAGACCATCTCCGAGCTCATCGCGCCGTACGTGGACCCCAAGCGCGTGCGCATCGAGCGTGCCTCGGTCTACACGTTCCACTGCCTCAACGCGGCGCGTTGGCGCCAGGGCAACGTCTTCCTGCTGGGCGACGCGGCGCACACCATGCCGCCCTTCATGGGCCAGGGCCTGGTGTCGGGGATGCGGGATGCATCCAACCTGGCGTGGAAGCTGAAGCGCGTGCTGCACGGGCAGTCCTCCGCGTCGCTGCTGGACACCTATGAGCAGGAGCGCCGGCCGCATGTGGAGGCGGTGCAGAAGCTGTGTGTGCGGGTGGGGCACCTGTTCCTGGCGCGCAACCCCCTGGTGGCCTCCGCGCGTGACGCGCTGCTGCGCACCCTTCAGCGCATCCCCCGGGTGCGCAAGTTCATCGAGGGCTTCGAGTTCAAGGAGGCCCCGGCGCACGCGAGCGGCTACTACTTCGGCGACAAGGGCGAGTACTTCATCCAGCCGCGCGTGAAGCTGCCGTCGGGTGAGGAGGTCCTGCTGGACGACACCCTGGGCAATGAATTCACGGTGCTGTGCCGGGGCAACGCGCCGTCGGCGGAGTTGGAGGCAGCGCGCGCGCTGGCCGAGTCGCTGGGTGGCCGCATGATGACGTTCCATCCTCCGGCGGAGGCGGTGGACGAGGCCTCCGAGGAGGCACCCGCGGTGGTGGACGTCACCGGAAAGCTGGCGGACTGGTTCTCCAAGCACGCCGCGGACGTGGTGGTGCTGCGTCCGGACCGGTTCGTCTACGGCGCGGTGCGGTCGCGGCGCCTGCCGGAGCTGCGGGAGGCGCTCGGTGTGTAG
- a CDS encoding BlaI/MecI/CopY family transcriptional regulator: MTRKPEPEVAPRPLTPVELELMHIVWRLGEVSVADVLAALPPERALAYTSVSTVLRILEQKGVVHSRKQGRGHLYSAVLPRDAYEAQSVRHLVETVFDGTPSALVARLVEAVPLSASDVDQLRKLLDAKGRKP; the protein is encoded by the coding sequence GTGACTCGCAAGCCTGAGCCCGAAGTGGCTCCACGGCCGTTGACGCCGGTGGAGCTGGAGTTGATGCACATCGTCTGGCGCCTCGGTGAGGTGAGTGTGGCGGACGTGCTCGCCGCGCTGCCGCCGGAGCGCGCGCTGGCGTACACGTCCGTCTCCACGGTGCTGCGCATCCTGGAGCAGAAGGGCGTGGTGCACAGCCGCAAGCAGGGCCGTGGCCACCTGTACTCGGCGGTGTTGCCGCGCGACGCCTATGAGGCGCAGAGCGTGCGCCACCTGGTGGAGACGGTGTTCGACGGCACGCCCTCCGCGCTGGTGGCGCGGCTGGTGGAGGCAGTGCCCCTGTCCGCCTCGGACGTGGACCAGCTCCGCAAGTTGCTCGACGCGAAGGGGCGCAAGCCGTGA
- a CDS encoding outer membrane beta-barrel protein, giving the protein MTTRMLSKLTALSLTLSAPAFASADDVEQAQEDRGFALGLRAGYGVPLGHAAGSELGETPKMSEVFKSAIPLQVEAGYFFNSNVYLGAYFQYAPVLLAEDCESDVSCSADQMRFGINASYHFRAGEKLRPWMGLGIGYEMLNLKVSSSEAGVEATIGTGVRGIEFAALQAGADYRINDTFSIGPYLSLAAGVYQSSTSSMEMKNVPIIGDVSESESESIDNKTVHAWLSGGVRAQFRF; this is encoded by the coding sequence ATGACCACTCGCATGCTCTCGAAGCTCACGGCGCTCTCCCTCACCCTGTCCGCTCCCGCCTTCGCTAGCGCCGACGATGTCGAACAGGCCCAGGAGGACCGGGGCTTCGCGCTGGGACTGCGGGCGGGCTACGGAGTCCCACTGGGGCACGCCGCGGGCTCCGAGCTCGGCGAAACCCCCAAGATGAGCGAGGTGTTCAAGAGCGCCATCCCCTTGCAGGTGGAGGCGGGATACTTCTTCAACTCGAATGTCTACCTGGGGGCCTACTTTCAGTACGCGCCCGTGCTGCTCGCCGAGGACTGCGAATCGGACGTCAGTTGCTCCGCCGATCAGATGCGCTTCGGCATCAACGCGTCCTACCACTTCCGGGCGGGAGAGAAGCTCAGGCCCTGGATGGGCCTGGGCATCGGCTACGAGATGCTCAACCTGAAAGTATCCTCGAGCGAGGCCGGCGTGGAGGCCACCATTGGCACGGGCGTCCGCGGCATCGAGTTCGCCGCCCTCCAGGCCGGCGCCGACTATCGCATCAACGACACGTTCTCCATCGGGCCCTACCTGTCGCTGGCGGCCGGCGTCTACCAGTCGTCGACCTCCAGCATGGAGATGAAGAACGTGCCCATCATTGGTGATGTCTCCGAGTCGGAGTCGGAGAGCATCGACAACAAGACGGTCCACGCCTGGCTGTCCGGCGGCGTGCGGGCGCAGTTCCGCTTCTAG
- a CDS encoding transglycosylase SLT domain-containing protein, producing the protein MSAALRELASLYLTQALLLAVAPPLAWLALTLLSRLGRPLSARQSLKVARGVLLLALVLPLLAAAVHALVPTGPRFTFERSVARHAGRLPAPLWEPRPVAEPARARESAPALPPVLPAAALALLVGGGAFITRALVRHARLLRQLESLPRVRGVGRVAVVLGGAGMPAFSAWFPRAGRQPSAWVVVPPALLEDAESFRLTVLHELQHHRQRDTHWAFARLVLTGAFFWHPGAYALSRWMASLQELACDEALVATGRAQAQAYARCLLQAALSVRPESPLPAGVTGMSHPTTRRIQMLFQPRPARAQGVSVLLAALCLVLVPLAALSQGVAQGRAVTLAEAQALARSSQPEGDLPVVVDAHVLARLNALTGSEKGRAFMKRALANLVTQREALSAPLRDKGLPEGLLAVAVVESAATNMPETDGRPSLAPGLRGAGVWMFIPETARRYGLEVSEARDERLDVARESQAAAALLSDLHARYGDWRLALAAYNQGSEKVDAALTAGGSRDVTALIGAGHLNDYAATVQAGLLILRNPHLLD; encoded by the coding sequence GTGAGCGCCGCGCTGCGTGAACTCGCGTCGCTCTATCTGACGCAGGCGCTGCTGCTCGCCGTGGCGCCGCCGCTGGCCTGGCTGGCGCTGACGCTGCTGTCGCGGCTGGGCCGTCCCCTGTCGGCGCGGCAGTCCTTGAAGGTGGCGCGTGGCGTGTTGCTGCTCGCGCTGGTGCTGCCGTTGTTGGCCGCGGCCGTGCACGCGCTGGTGCCCACCGGGCCCCGCTTCACCTTCGAGCGTTCCGTGGCGCGCCACGCGGGGCGGCTGCCCGCGCCCTTGTGGGAGCCGCGTCCGGTGGCGGAGCCTGCGCGGGCTCGGGAGTCCGCGCCAGCGCTGCCGCCCGTGCTGCCCGCGGCGGCGCTGGCGCTCTTGGTGGGAGGAGGCGCCTTCATTACACGGGCGCTGGTGCGGCATGCGCGCCTGCTGCGTCAGTTGGAGTCGCTGCCCCGCGTGCGCGGCGTGGGGCGCGTCGCCGTGGTGCTGGGGGGGGCGGGCATGCCGGCCTTCTCCGCGTGGTTTCCTCGCGCCGGGCGTCAGCCTTCCGCGTGGGTGGTGGTGCCGCCCGCGCTGCTGGAGGACGCGGAGTCCTTCCGGCTGACGGTGCTTCACGAGCTTCAGCACCACCGTCAGCGCGACACGCACTGGGCCTTCGCGCGGCTCGTCCTCACGGGCGCCTTCTTCTGGCATCCGGGCGCATATGCCCTGTCCCGGTGGATGGCCTCGCTCCAGGAGCTGGCGTGTGACGAAGCGCTGGTGGCCACTGGTCGGGCCCAGGCGCAGGCCTACGCGCGGTGCCTGCTCCAGGCGGCCTTGTCTGTGCGGCCCGAGTCCCCCCTTCCCGCCGGTGTCACCGGCATGTCCCACCCCACCACCCGGAGAATCCAGATGCTCTTCCAGCCTCGTCCCGCCCGTGCCCAGGGTGTTTCCGTGCTCCTGGCCGCGTTGTGTCTCGTCCTGGTGCCGCTCGCGGCGCTGTCACAAGGCGTGGCGCAGGGCCGCGCGGTGACGCTCGCGGAGGCGCAGGCGCTCGCCCGGTCCAGCCAGCCGGAGGGAGATTTGCCGGTGGTGGTGGACGCGCATGTGTTGGCGCGGCTCAACGCGCTCACCGGTTCGGAGAAAGGGCGCGCGTTCATGAAGCGCGCGCTGGCGAACCTGGTGACGCAGCGGGAGGCGCTCTCCGCGCCGCTGCGTGACAAGGGGCTGCCCGAGGGACTGCTGGCCGTGGCCGTCGTCGAGTCCGCCGCGACGAACATGCCGGAGACGGATGGCCGGCCCTCGCTGGCGCCGGGCTTGCGCGGCGCGGGCGTGTGGATGTTCATCCCGGAGACGGCGCGGCGCTACGGGCTGGAGGTGAGTGAGGCGCGCGACGAGCGGCTGGACGTGGCGCGTGAGTCCCAGGCCGCCGCCGCGCTGCTGTCGGACCTGCACGCGCGCTATGGCGACTGGCGGCTGGCGCTCGCCGCGTACAACCAGGGCAGCGAGAAGGTGGATGCCGCGCTCACCGCGGGGGGCAGCCGTGACGTGACGGCGCTCATCGGCGCCGGGCACCTCAACGACTACGCCGCCACCGTGCAGGCGGGGTTGCTCATCCTGCGCAACCCGCACCTGCTGGACTGA